Sequence from the Sphingomonas koreensis genome:
ATCCCGCTCGGCGCCGACATTCGCATTAGCGCGCCGGACACTAAATTCTCGCTGATGGAGGTTCGCTGGGGAATCGTTCCCGACATGGCGGGCACCGTCCTGCTGCGTTCGATCGTTCGGGAGGATGTGCTGCGCGAGCTGATCTATACCGCGCGCGTGTTCACGGGGATCGAGGCGGCGTCGATGGGCATCGTTACCCAGCTGGCGGCGAATCCTCACGTCGCGGCACTCGAACTGGCGAGTTCCATCGCGGAGCAGGGACCCCGCGCCGTTCGGGCGGCAAAGCAACTCCTGAACGAGACTCAATCGGTGTCGCCGCAGGTCGCCCTATTGTCTGAATCCGAAGCCCAAGTCGGTCTTCTGGCTGGCCCCGATCAAATTGAAGCGCTAAACGCGCATGCCGAACAGCGAAAGCCTTACTACACCGATCCTGAGGTCAGCTAGCCGTTCCCGGCGTTATCATTCGCTGATCGAGCAGCGAAGGATCGATGCGTGACCGCGAGAAATGCGCATTCTGGCGGCTCGCACGTTGCGCTTGCTCGACATCCCCAGCAACGATCGCCGAGAGCAGCCGCACTCTGGCTGTCCGACGAAATTGCATCAAATCTTCGCGCCCCTCGAAAATGGAGGGAAAGGCGGAAACGCCCAGCGAATACATCATTCGCAGCAACAGCTCGACAGCAGGGTTGCTCCCCATCTCACAAAGTAAGGTGATCAGCGTAATTTCGTCGTGCTGAAATCTTGCGAGGTCCTGCGGTGTATTCTCGGCCGCAGCCAACGTTTTCAGAAGCTCCCCAGCCCTCGCTCTGAGCGCTTCATCTTGGCATCCAGCCGCCAGCGCAGCGGCGTCACGTAACAGCGACGTAGTTGTCAGAAGCAGATCCCCCAAAGTCGTCCCGCGCGAGATCAGGAAAGTCGATGCCGAGGAAATCACTCCGCCAATGTCTGGCCGACGACTGAAGATGCCGCCCTTGACGCCGCGAACCACCGAAAGCAGCTGCTCGTGCTCGATCAAGTTGACCGCTTGCCGAAAAGTCGGGCGGCTAACACCAAGCGCGCCCATCAGATCCTTTTCTGACCCCAGGAATACACCCGGCGCTTCCGAAAGCGAGATACGGCGCAGTTCTTGGGCGACGCTTTGCGTAAGCGGTCGGTGCTTGGGTCGGGGCATATCCCTCTTTGGCGGTATGGCTGCCGCCACTGCAAGTCGCATCAGCGTGACCTGCGATATCGGCGCTCGAAGTGTCACGCCCGAAATCCGCAGCTATACGCTCGAGCACACGCTCTGAACGACCGCTCTCATCGGCGATGGCGCGTAGAGACGCCTAGTGGCGCGCCAAGGGCGTAATTTTCTCGAATCGCCAAGTCCTCAATTCTTCGAGGCCTGAACCGGGGCGGACTGTCGCCTGCGGGCGGAGCGCCTCATGACCCCCACCAAATTGCTGATCGGCCAGATCCTCGTCGTGTTCGCGATCGTCGTGGCGGGCGTCTGGGCCGCGACACAATGGTGCGCGGCCATGCTCGGCTACCAAGCGGAGCTCGGTACGGCTTGGTTCCAGATCGGCAACCTCCCGATCTATCGCCCCTGGGCGATTTTCTGGTGGTGGTATTCGTACGACGCCTATGCGCCGCATGTCTTCGACAAGGCTGGTACGCTTGCCGGGGCCAGCGGTTTCCTCGGCTGCGCCGCGGCGATCGCCGGATCGCTCTGGCGTGCGCGGCAATCGCGGCATGTAACGACCTATGGTTCGGCGCGCTGGGCGACGTCCGGCGAGCTTGTCCGGGCAGGCCTTCACAATGACGCGGGCGTCTTTCTGGGGCGGTTTCGCGGGCGCTATTTGCGTCACGACGGACCAGAGCATGTCATGGCGTTCGCGCCGACACGTTCGGG
This genomic interval carries:
- a CDS encoding crotonase/enoyl-CoA hydratase family protein, producing the protein MRQLQERMIGDRVSIGRAGAVADIRLRRPFKMNALDGPMFDALIAAAESVAVDPTIRAVVLSGEGKAFCAGIDLESLQALMSDEGKQAMQSRSHGLANRYQQAALAWREVPVPVIAALHGVAFGGGLQIPLGADIRISAPDTKFSLMEVRWGIVPDMAGTVLLRSIVREDVLRELIYTARVFTGIEAASMGIVTQLAANPHVAALELASSIAEQGPRAVRAAKQLLNETQSVSPQVALLSESEAQVGLLAGPDQIEALNAHAEQRKPYYTDPEVS
- a CDS encoding FadR/GntR family transcriptional regulator; this translates as MPRPKHRPLTQSVAQELRRISLSEAPGVFLGSEKDLMGALGVSRPTFRQAVNLIEHEQLLSVVRGVKGGIFSRRPDIGGVISSASTFLISRGTTLGDLLLTTTSLLRDAAALAAGCQDEALRARAGELLKTLAAAENTPQDLARFQHDEITLITLLCEMGSNPAVELLLRMMYSLGVSAFPSIFEGREDLMQFRRTARVRLLSAIVAGDVEQAQRASRQNAHFSRSRIDPSLLDQRMITPGTAS